In Podospora pseudoanserina strain CBS 124.78 chromosome 5, whole genome shotgun sequence, a single window of DNA contains:
- a CDS encoding hypothetical protein (BUSCO:EOG09262A6N; COG:S; EggNog:ENOG503NWGH), whose protein sequence is MADFNEYPPDLPVRDALILRNHTAAESAHAVVPYSGTDLARPQLGPANPFKGSDEPSVGDKRKNVLTGRAEETFISEHTFRAKHRAVERDGGPEREFVGSKRMKEMAREVKRGREGKGSATVADGEGAYLGPWAKYKNTRWEEVEVEEGGELGSDEEEVEEEVVGSGTVIRAPEVNLQRREEVEKQGEETSVFEGGEEFDYLGRGYLHVPQDLDISLTKEVGSVTNFIPKKVVHVWRPHGRQGSGSAVTSLRLFPGSSHLGLSGGADGLVKIWDVYRNREVLRSYKGHNKAVTDLDFVRAGGAAGRRFLSGGFDRKVRLWDTETGQCVQRFNVGKTPHVVKFNPGSENGHEFLAGLSDNRIVQYDSRAGNETVQEYDHHLGAINTLEFIDDSRRFMSTSDDRSLRVWEYGIPVEIKTISEPDMFALTKSTQHPSGKYVLYQCSDNSIVAYSSGSDKFRQNRKKAWRGHNTAGSAIGITCSPDGQFVASGDTGGSVCFWDFKTCKLYSKLTADSSGGAINCVAWSEQETSKVFTAGAKGEIRLWD, encoded by the exons ATGGCCGACTTTAACGAATACCCCCCCGACCTCCCCGTCCGCGACGCACTGATTCTCCGGAACCACACCGCTGCTGAATCCGCCCACGCGGTGGTGCCGTATTCTGGGACGGACCTCGCGAGACCACAGCTCGGTCCAGCGAACCCCTTCAAAGGAAGCGATGAGCCGAGTGTAGGGGACAAGCGAAAAAACGTCCTCACTGGGCGGGCGGAGGAGACGTTTATTAGTGAGCATACCTTTCGGGCGAAACACCGGGCGGTGGAACGGGATGGGGGGCCGGAGAGGGAGTTTGTTGGGAGTaagaggatgaaggagatggcgagggaggtgaagaggggacgggaggggaaggggagtgcGACggttgctgatggggagggagcttATTTGGGACCGTGGGCGAAGTATAAGAATacgaggtgggaggaggtggaagtggaagaagggggggagttggggagtgatgaggaggaggttgaggaggaggtggtggggagtgGGACTGTGATCAGGGCGCCGGAGGTTAATTTGcaaaggagggaggaggtggagaagcaaggggaggagacgagTGTTttcgaggggggggaggagtttgatTATTTGGGACGGGGGTATTTGCATGTACCCCAGGATTTGGATATTTCTTTGACGAAGGAGGTGGGAAGTGTCACGAACTTTATTCCGAAAAAGGTGGTGCATGTCTGGAGGCCGCATGGGAGGCAGGGTAGTGGGAGTGCGGTTACCAGTCTTAGGTTGTTTCCTGGGTCGTCACATCTCGGGTTGTCGGGGGGCGCGGATGGGTTGGTCAAGATTTGGGATGTGTATCGGAAtcgggaggtgttgaggagtTACAAGGGGCATAATAAGGCGGTGACGGATTTGGACTTTGTGAGGGCGGGGGGagcggcggggaggaggtttttgagTGGGGGGTTTGATAggaaggtgaggttgtgggaTACGGAGACGGGGCAGTGCGTGCAGAGGTTTAATGTGGGCAAGACGCCGCATGTGGTCAAATTTAATCCTGGGTCGGAGAATGGGCATGAGtttttggcggggttgagTGACAATCGGATTGTGCAGTATGATTCGAGGGCGGGGAACGAGACGGTGCAGGAGTATGATCACCATCTGGGGGCGATTAACACGCTCGAGTTTATCGATGATAGCAGGAGGTTCATGTCGACGTCGGATGATCGGTCGttgagggtttgggagtaTGGGATTCCGGTGGAGATCAAGACCATCAG TGAACCCGACATGTTCGCCCTCACCAAGTCAACCCAGCACCCCAGCGGCAAGTATGTGCTGTATCAGTGCAGCGACAATTCCATCGTCGCCTACTCGTCAGGCTCGGACAAGTTCCGCCAGAACAGGAAGAAGGCATGGAGGGGGCACAACACGGCCGGTAGCGCCATTGGCATTACGTGCAGTCCTGATGGGCAGTTTGTGGCGTCTGGTGACACCGGTGGTAGCGTCTGCTTCTGGGATTTCAAGACTTGCAAGTTGTACAGCAAGTTGACGGCTGACAGTTCGGGAGGTGCTATCAATTGTGTTGCTTGGTCGGAGCAGGAGACTAGCAAGGTGTTTACTGCTGGTGCCAAGGGGGAGATTAGACTTTGGGATTAA
- the ERV14 gene encoding COPII-coated vesicle protein (EggNog:ENOG503P1X6; COG:O; COG:T; COG:U) — translation MSGEAWLYLFAVIINAVNLFLQVFFTIMYSDLECDYINPTDLCNRLNTYILPEFAVHAFMTFLFLINGYWVPLILNLPLLAWNIKKILDNTHLLDATEIFRKLNVHKKESFTKLGFHLILFFFYLYSMIVALIRDEAH, via the exons ATGTCGGGCGAGGCGTGGCTTTACCTGTTTGCGGTGATTATAAATGccgtcaacctcttccttcaAGTCTTTTTCACCATCATGTACAGCGATCTGGAATG CGATTACATCAACCCTACCGACCTCTGCAACCGCCTCAACACCTACATCCTTCCCGAGTTTGCCGTCCACGCTTTTATgacctttttgtttttgatcAACGGATATTGGGTGCCTCTGATTTTGAACCTGCCGCTTCTCGCCTGGAACATCAAGAA GATTCTTGACAACACCCATCTTCTGGACGCCACTGAGATCTTCCGCAAGCTTAACGTCCACAAGAAG GAATCGTTTACCAAGCTCGGATTCCATCTCatcctgttcttcttttACCTCTACAGCATGATTGTTGCGCTTATCCGGGACGAGGCCCACTAA